The sequence TGGGTGGATGTGCTGCCTTTGCAGCATTCAAAGATTCCCCTCctgtggggagcagaggcagctgtaaGTACCATTTGCATCACtggagcagtgcacagagctgacTCAGGGCCCAGGATCACAGGCAGCCAGCCTGCTGCGGTCACTCTATTATCTTGTCTCATTTTCTGTCACAGCACAGGGGCACCTACAGGATAAAGATCTATGACAAGGAGGATCACAGAGGCAACATGGTAGAGTTAACCAAGGACTCTCCACAAGTCATGGACCTGCTACGCTCCCCCGAGATGCTCTCTTGTTCTGTGCTGGAGGGGCACTGGATCCTTTACGAATTGCTGAATTACAGAGGCCGCCAATACctgctgaggccagggcagtaccGGAGATTCAGCGAGTGGGGCGCTATGACTGGCAGAGTCAGCTCTTTGCGATGTGCCACTGATCTTTACTGAATCAAGACGCCTTTCGCCTGGAAGGGTCTCAATGAATAAAATGCTTTAACAACCATTGTGCTCTCAGCGTACTGCTGTAAGTGTACTAACTAAGAGGAACATTGAGCTTGTCCTGTGTTCTTGTGCTACGGTATCATCTTCTGAACCAAAAGTTGTCGCTCAtctttccctgccctccccagcatTGCATAGCTACTTCCAACACAAAGTGCGCAACTCCAAACACAGAGCTCAGGCCTAGGCAGACGCACAAGGGAGTACAGGAGCACCTCCAGGGCTGTGCAGGCCTCACCCAGAATGCAGTGCAGGGCACGTAAAGTAGCCACGGGATATACCAGGAGTATAAGActccctcatagaatcatagaatatcagggttggaagggacctcaggaggtcatctagtccaaccccctgctcaaagctggaccaattcccaactaaatcatcccagccagggctttgtcaagcctggtctcaaaaacctctaaggaaggagattccaccacctccctagggaacccattccagtgcttcaccaccctcccagtgaaaaagtttttcctaatatccaacctaaacctcccccactgcaacttgagaccattactccttgttctgccatcaggtaccactgagaacagtctagatccatcctctttggaaccccctttcaggtagttgaaagcacctatcaaatcccccctcattcttctcttctgcagactaaacaatcccagttccctcagcttctcctcataagtcatgtgctccagacccctaatcatttttgttgcccttcgctggactctttccaatttttccacatccttctggtagtgtggggcccaaaactggacacagtactccagatgaggcctcaccaatgttgaatagaggggaattatcacatccctcgatctgctggcaatgcccctgcttatacagcccaaaatgccgttagccttcttggcaacaagggcacactgtcaactcatatccagcttctcgtccacgtaacccctaggtccttttctgcagaactgcttcctagccattcggtccctagtctgtaacagtgaatgggattcttccatcctaagtgcaggactctgcacttgtccttgttgaacctcatcaggtttcttttggcccagtcctctaatttgtcgaggtccttctgtatcctatccctaccctccagcgtatctaccactcctcccagtttagtgtcatctgcaaagttgctgagagtgcagtccatgccatcctccagatcattattgaacaaaaccggtcccaggaccgacccttggggtacTCCACTTCCATGGCTGTGTGGGCATTACCCAAATACAGTGCAGGGCACACAGTAAAAGCTGAACCACAGAGTGAAACATGCAGGACTTGGACCATAGAGAGGAGGACAGGGGGACTGTAACCAtacagctgtagtgtagatcaTAATCCTTCAGCCCACCCCTGGCCAGAGACTTGGAGCCAGGGCTAGAGAGGCCCTGGGCTGAGCTCCAGTCTTCACTCCCTGGGCAGATACCTAGGAGCAGCACCAGGAAGCAGAAGCCAGACCCCCTTCAGCCACCAGGCAtggagcaggcagagctgggcacccagctgaTGGCAGGAATCAGCCACAACCCTCTGCCAGCCGAGAAGCAGCACCTATCATGCCTATCTCCCTAGCCAGGTGCCAAGGCTCATGCCAGAGTTACCTGAGCACTGAtccagggctgggcaggattaACTAGCCATAGGCACCACAGGTCTGGGTCAAGGGCTCCAGATCCTGGAATCATCAGATTACACTGCCACTTCCAGTGTGTAACGAAAGCTGAGGTGTCTGTCCCAGGGGGGTGTGAAGCAAAGCTTAAAAATATGTCCCAGGTGGAACCAATTCAGAGATGTCTACCcaagtctgcagccagcctgaaacaatagctctgagagggcTGAACAGCCCCATGCACCTCAGTGTGGGGTTAACTGCAGAACCCACCTACACCAGCCCAACAGAGGACTGTGAGAGGCAGGAAAAGAAGAGCACCCCTGTCCCAGTTCACCCATCCAAAGAGATACACCCAGGCTCAAGGGCGAGTCTTGGGAGCTAACCTACCTCTATCCCTTCAGCTCAAGGTATGAGGGTCAAATGACCCCTGTTGTCCCCGAGGCTAGAGGGCCCTTGCTCCCACTTCTGGGAGCAAATGCCCCCTTCCATTGGGTACTCATGCTGTGACCCATGTCGCTCTCTCTCTTCATGACTCAGGGTGCTCTGTGTGACTTCATGACTCAGCCGTCTGGCTAGGGCACCACAATCACCCCCTCCAGGTTATGAGGCTCCCTCCAGACCAGCTGTCTGATTGGCATAAAACAGGTTTAGCAGCGataaaagtgaaaaacaaaatgGTCAAACACTTTACAGTACAACTAGAAATGTCAGTCAGCTCAGTATGGAAAATTAACAGAAGCTATCATTGTgctgataaaagaaaaaaatctcactCTAAGCTTATCTTTGTTCTGGACTTAAATTAATGCTAGACTAGTGGGCTCTGAACAAATATCAGGCTGCCAATAAAAGGGAAATCAAACTCAGAACTATGTGGCAAATGCTAAATGACAGTTTGACAAAGTGGACAGAGACTCAGACTTCAAgatcagaaggaaccatcatgatcatctagtctgatcttcacattgcaggtcacagaaccttacccacccactcctgtactaGACAATGGAcacataacctctggctgagttactgaagtcctcaaatcatgatttaaagacttcatgttacaaagaatccaccatttacactagtttaaacttgTAAGTGAccctgttatcccaaatggagtttccccaaacacttcagtgcaaacacactggtttaggtaAAACAAAAGAACTaaagaaaaatagattttaagtgattataaataaggaggcataaaagtcagaattggttacaaagaaataaaaagaaaaacttaataagctaaatcaggggtcagcaacctttcagaagtggtgtgccgagtcttcatttattcactctaatttaaggtttcgcgtgccagtaatacattttaacgtttttagaaggtctctttctatgtctataatatataactaaaatattgttgtatgtaaagtaaataaggttttaaaaatgtttaagaagcgtcatttaaaattaaattaaaatgcagagccccctggaccggtggccgggacccgggcagtgtgagtgccactgaaaatcagctcgcatgccaccttcggcacgcgtgccataggggTATTTAgcctacccctgagctaaatgaattcaaagcaaaggtctctctcacTACATACGTtagcagtcttactggctggATTCCATTTCAGtctggacccctgccccaatccagTGTCACTTTCCTTGTCCTTCAGGTCTTGTTGATGCTGTGAGCAGAGAGAAAGTGAGAAGTATTTTGGGGTGTCTGTTCCCCCCTTTACAGTTCCCTCTCCATCTCCAGCTGAGATCCAGAAGACAAAGTCTCACGCTCGTCCTTTGTCAAAATATAGATTTTCACTcacaccctttttcctgccaaagaatggccacttaaccaggtgatTGTCCATTTGAtcttgttgacacctggctgaggcgtcAGTTTGGCTTTTGTCTCTGAAGAAGTGGTTTGTGGCTGCTGTTATTAACATAACACAATAGAATCTtaaaactttacatacaatgctgccacacatattttacaaGGACAATGacgatcagcaaattatgagtttttgaATGATACCTCACACGGCATGCTTTGTATGAATTTTATCATGGTCCAATAAAAGGAGTACAAATgggggtacagactgtcacactACATGCACCACCACCTCACATTTGAGTTTCATCAACTCAGTTAAGTGTTGCTGCATGCCAAATAAAGATAACTGAATGACAAAGCATGGAGTTGAACTGAGTTGTAGGGAAGAAGAGAGGAAAGAGGTCTCAGAGAAAATCACAACACCTACCTCACAAGGGTCTtttgagaataaatacattaaagacagtGGAGCATTTTGCGATCTATTGAGGAAAAGCTTTATATATGACATTGGCATTAACTGGTAACCAACTTCAAATCAATTCAGAACTTGACATTCTGGGCTTATCTAGATAAGGAAAATTTGCACCAGTCCAACTACATCAATCTAATTGTACCCGCAAAAACCTCTAAAGTCAAACATACTGCAGCAGTGCAAAAACAACCCTATATAGACAGGACCATAGGTTCAATCCAATATTATGCTGTACCCATAAGACACCATTATAAAAGAAAAGTTACTCCACAATAGCTGGAAAATGATTTCTGTAGCAAGACTAATATTTTATATTCTAATTTCCCAAGGAATAACATGTTACCACATGCTCTCCCCGCCACATAGCGCAGCTCCCACCTATGCGCTCTGCACCTCCCCGAAGCTTGCAGTTTGGTGAGCAACAGCACCACCTGTCCTCCGAAATTACCCCAAAGTTAAAAAGTAGGGGGCATGGTCCTCTGGCTCCCCCACTTCTGGAGCCATTGACAGGAAGTGCCTTGTCTCTAAGGCATCAGCAGAACACCAGTCTGGACTATGCTACTGACTAGGTCCACGGCGGACACCATCACACTGTGGTGAGCAGAATGGGAACGAGCTGCTCcctctctaaggccttgtctacactatacagCTTTGTcggcaaaaggcagcttttgccaacaaaacagCGCATGTGTGTCCACCCCACAAAGCTACTTTTGGTGGCAAATCTCTATCGTTTTGCCGATAAAATATAACCAACTCGATGAGAGGCATGGAGCTTTTTGGAGCAAAGTTAAAGTGACAAAgcgtcagtgtagatgctgccatTCGTTATGTTGCCATAACTGGCCTCCCCCAGTACCCCACAATGACCGCTttgctcactgttttgaactcggctgccctGCAGCCATGTGCAAGCTTTGACAttcctcagcatggagagctcacagagctgctGAAGATGCCGCTCCCGGGAGCTGAGGAGGCTATGGGAGAACTcagagggaatcacagaaccattaatgtggaattggcaggcaggcagagcaagCTGCTTCTgccggggtgggaggggaggaagattGCTGTGTTGTGcagagccagggactgatgtgtggggggaggtgtcCCCCACCCGCAGGACTGGTTGCTcaggctgctgtctgaacttagatcGGCAGCATGCCAACACAttctccccaaacacacactccGCCCCGCCACACACAATCTCTCACACACCTCCCCAACACCCACActgtttctgtctctctctctctcacacacacacacagtccctgtcacacactctccccatcctgccccacatACACTTCTGGCAATCTAGTAGGCTGCCCATGGAACGacgggattgagaaacctgcatcatgtgatgttGTACCTACCCCATGAGGCATTGTGAACCCTTCCCAAAACCCCAGGGCCAGTTGCACAAttggataactacccacagtgcactccTCTGTATCGATGcgagagctgctaatgtggatgggCTCTGCCAACACAAGGACCATAATGAGGACATGCAACAGTGATTTAATGGAAGCGCTTTAATTAAAGGGCCTAACTTTTGTCAACAGAACTctgaagtgtagacaaggcccaagaaACTCTTTCGGCTCGTTCAGCCTGATGGAATACTGCCTGGCCTTGGGCTCCCACACTATGTATGATGCAAACTCAACCATTTGAGATGTGGGGTGATGAGGTGTGCTGGAAATGACCACACCTGGAGACTCAGAACAGCCCTGTGTGGCTGCAGGTGAGGATAGACTCTGCACACGTACTGAACAGGTGTTCTTGTCATGCTGGTCTCGCAGGAGGATGTTCCAGACTCCATACCGCTGACCACAAAGCTATTGAATGGCAAAAAAAGTGTGATGTTTACCTAAGcccttttgactttttttttttttgacatacACATTTCTGTTTTTATCTCCCTTCTTTCTATTTTGGTGTTTGGCCCCTCTTCTGTCTTTATTGTACCACTTCTGCATCACTAATAACAATGTAACTGCAGAGAAGCTATAGAAAAGGATTGTGATGGCATCAACATCCAGTCCCCTCTGTCACTCGGCCAGAAGTTTCTCCCTTTTCCTGAACTATGTTGTCTTCAATGTAAAAATGGCTGTGCTGACAGATCCAGGACCCAGAACTGCTCACTGGTAACAATAGGAATAAAATCTGTTCCCCACAACACAAAACCTAGGGACATTAGTAAAAAGAGTGAATGAGACCCCAGAGTCATGAGTCGGCTCTATGAACAGAGAAAAGACTTTTGTTAACGTGTGCACACTTAGCACTGGTTGTGAGGTATAAAAAGGCAGTTGCCCAGCTGCAGTGCTATGGCTTGCAGCCTGAATCCAGCTATGATGGAAAAGGTAAGAGAAACTTGTCTGGACTGGATTGTTTGCTATGTCAGTCTGAAGCcagggacctgattctcctctcatttacaccagagtTAGTCTCTTATTGTCAAAGGAGTTACTCCAGGTCTATACCAGTAGGAGAGGAGAATCAAGAATGCAGGGCTAGGGGACCTACGGCCTCTATTAGTCCCTGGATATTAATCTCTCAGAGCCCAATTCTGCTTTCGCTTACACTTGTGTAAATGAGGatcaattccactgaagtcacaggAGTATATCAATTTATCATCACTGTGAGTAAAATGTAAGGCCCAGACACTTCAGGCTTAGTGTGCTGGACGGAGAGAAATTGGAATGCCAGGACGCAATCACACTGTATAGGATGTTACTGAAAACTCTGCCGTTTGTTTCTCGCACTAGATCACTCTTTTCGAGGACAGAAACTTCCAGGGCCGCTCCATTGAGTGCAGCAGCGAccggccagattttcaaagtcagCTCAGCCGCTGTAACTCCGTCCGCGTGGAAAGTGGCTGCTTCATGCTCTATGAACGTCCCAACTTCCAGGGACAGCAGTTCTTTCTGAAACGGGGGGATTATCCTGACATGCAGTCTGAGGGCTTCAGCACCTCCATTAAGTCCTGCCGAATGATCCCGTCTGTGAGTTcgattttgcttttaaaaaatggcaaCATTGCCCAAACCACCGTTATAAGGCACTTGCTTGATCATTTTCAGCTTAGCTACCAAGGCCTGAAAACGAGAACTGCTTTCGTCCTCCTAGTGGTCATCCCTCCAGGATGGCTGGGGCTCATTGCAGGGATAGGATAGGAAAGCTTCCACTACTACTGCTTGTTAAGGGTGTGGGTACAGCTGTTCTGTGGTTAGGAATATGGACAGTGAACAACAACATACTTTGAAGGGAAAATGTATCCGTAagttctggggatttggagaTACACTGGGCCCACTCccctcacactggtgtaaaataaGGAGTAACTCCCTGAGGCCCacagttacaccagtgtgaggGGAGAATTGGGCCCAATATTTTCTGTGACTCTTTATAACAAACTCACTTTTCTGTTTCCTTGATTCTGGGGCTGCTGAAGCCTGAAACGCCCCCCAGAAGAACTTAGTGTAGCCTATGGTTGGGAGTCACGGCTCACATAGGCTCAAATGGGTGGATGTGCTGCCTTTGCAGCATTCAAGGATTCCCGTCCTctggggagcagaggcagctTTAAGCGCCATTTGCATCGCTAGAGCAGTGCACAGGACTGACTCAGGGCCCAGGATCACAGGCAGCCAGCCTGCTGCAGTCACTCTATTAGCCTGTCTCATTTTCTGTCACAGCACAGGGGCACCTACAGGATAAAGATCTATGACAAGGAGGATCACAGAGGCAACATGGTCGAGTTAACTGAGGACTCTCCGCAAGTCATGGACCAGCTACGCTCCCCCGAGATGCTCTCTTGTTCTGTGCTGGAGGGGTACTGGATCCTTTACGAATTGCCGAATTACAGAGGCCGCCAATACctgctgaggccagggcagtaccGGAGATTCAGCGAGTGGGGCGCTATGAGTGGCAGAGTCGGCTCTTTGAGACGTGCCACTGATCTCTACTGAATCAAGACGCCTTTTTCCTGGAAGGGTCTCAATGAATAAAATGCTTTAGCAACCATTGTGCTCTCAGCGTGCTGTTGTAAGTGTACTAAGGGGAACATCGAGGTTTGTCCTGTGTTCTTGGGCTACGGTATCATCTTCTGATCCAAAAGTTGTCCCTCAtctttccctgccctcccccagcattGCATAGCTACTTCCAACACAAAGTGCCCAACGCCAAACACAGAGCTCAGGCCTAGGCAGACGCACAAGGGATTACAGGGGTATAAGACTCCCTCCCAGACACTTCCATGGCTGTGCGGGCATTACCCAAATACAGTGCAGGGCACGCAGTAAAAGCTGAACCATAGAGTGAAACATACAGCGCTTGGACCATAGAGAGGCGGCAGGAGGACTGTAATCATAAAGCTGTAATCTAAATCATAATCCTTCAACCCA comes from Mauremys reevesii isolate NIE-2019 linkage group 11, ASM1616193v1, whole genome shotgun sequence and encodes:
- the LOC120375078 gene encoding gamma-crystallin B-like isoform X1, with the translated sequence MACSLNPAMMEKITLFEDRNFQGRSIECSSDRPDFQSQLSRCNSVRVESGCFMLYERPNFQGQQFFLKRGDYPDMQSEGFSTSIKSCRMIPSHRGTYRIKIYDKEDHRGNMVELTEDSPQVMDQLRSPEMLSCSVLEGYWILYELPNYRGRQYLLRPGQYRRFSEWGAMSGRVGSLRRATDLY
- the LOC120375078 gene encoding gamma-crystallin B-like isoform X3; protein product: MITLFEDRNFQGRSIECSSDRPDFQSQLSRCNSVRVESGCFMLYERPNFQGQQFFLKRGDYPDMQSEGFSTSIKSCRMIPSHRGTYRIKIYDKEDHRGNMVELTEDSPQVMDQLRSPEMLSCSVLEGYWILYELPNYRGRQYLLRPGQYRRFSEWGAMSGRVGSLRRATDLY
- the LOC120375078 gene encoding gamma-crystallin B-like isoform X2, which codes for MEKITLFEDRNFQGRSIECSSDRPDFQSQLSRCNSVRVESGCFMLYERPNFQGQQFFLKRGDYPDMQSEGFSTSIKSCRMIPSHRGTYRIKIYDKEDHRGNMVELTEDSPQVMDQLRSPEMLSCSVLEGYWILYELPNYRGRQYLLRPGQYRRFSEWGAMSGRVGSLRRATDLY